The following coding sequences lie in one Haladaptatus sp. DJG-WS-42 genomic window:
- a CDS encoding response regulator, protein MNDTNDSRTPRVLVVEDEEDIAELYAKWIGAVYDVEVAYTGREALDKLDDSFDVILLDRNLPQLGGDEVLAWIRKHGFDCTVVIISAIEPDFDIYEMGFDDYLVKPVGKDDLETIISRMLSRSEYDDHLKQLFSVSSKLALLETHKSSAELAESEEYQALKEEWEKLDKQAGAALYQLSNQDVIAILRE, encoded by the coding sequence ATGAACGATACAAACGACTCTCGGACGCCTCGCGTCTTGGTCGTGGAAGACGAGGAAGATATTGCAGAGCTCTATGCAAAGTGGATTGGGGCAGTATACGATGTCGAAGTTGCGTACACAGGTCGAGAAGCACTCGACAAACTCGACGACTCCTTCGATGTTATTCTGCTTGACAGGAACCTCCCACAGTTAGGCGGCGATGAGGTGCTCGCCTGGATTCGAAAGCACGGATTCGACTGTACCGTCGTCATCATCTCCGCGATTGAGCCGGACTTCGATATCTACGAGATGGGATTCGACGACTACCTTGTCAAACCCGTTGGGAAAGACGATCTTGAAACCATCATCAGTCGAATGCTGTCTCGTTCGGAGTACGACGACCACCTCAAGCAACTGTTCTCCGTCAGTTCAAAACTCGCGTTGCTTGAAACGCACAAATCAAGTGCAGAGCTTGCAGAAAGCGAGGAGTACCAGGCACTCAAAGAAGAGTGGGAGAAACTAGACAAACAAGCCGGTGCCGCACTCTATCAGCTTTCGAACCAGGATGTCATTGCAATCCTTCGAGAATGA
- the sufD gene encoding Fe-S cluster assembly protein SufD, which translates to MSAQVHANLSEEQVRQISEQLDEPEWMLETRLDALAALSDAAMPHVIRTPGRNWTNLADLDFESFVDPLNAAEDKDQVGPDNVEVLSFAEALSEHEDLVKAHFGSVIPTQENYLTALSTALFTTGTVVYVPKGVDAEDVKIRTTMNSRSLFNYTLVITEENSSVTILERQSTGEKVEGERYYSGIVEIAAGENSHVQYGSLQNLDEETYNYQLKRGQTDTYSTVTFIEGNIGSRMTKSSVETQLDGDTSETKIVGAFFGHDDQHIDIASRVWHNAEHTTADLVTRGVLDDAARSVYEGVQDVGREAWDTSSYQRESTLMLSDQSEADASPKLIINNHDTEASHSASVGQVDKEDLLYMTSRSIPEQVAKNMLVEGFFVPVLDEIEVDEFRTDLESLITERLST; encoded by the coding sequence ATGAGTGCGCAAGTACACGCCAACCTCAGCGAAGAACAGGTTCGCCAGATCAGCGAGCAGTTAGACGAGCCCGAATGGATGCTCGAAACGCGTCTCGACGCCCTCGCGGCGCTCTCTGACGCAGCCATGCCACACGTCATCCGCACGCCAGGGCGCAACTGGACCAACCTCGCAGACTTAGACTTCGAGTCGTTCGTTGACCCGCTCAACGCGGCCGAAGACAAAGACCAAGTTGGCCCTGACAACGTCGAAGTCCTCTCCTTTGCAGAGGCGCTTTCGGAGCACGAAGACCTCGTCAAAGCGCACTTTGGCTCCGTCATCCCAACGCAGGAGAACTACCTGACCGCTCTCTCTACGGCCCTGTTCACCACAGGCACCGTCGTCTACGTCCCGAAGGGCGTCGACGCAGAGGACGTCAAGATTCGCACCACGATGAACTCGCGGTCGCTGTTCAACTACACGCTCGTCATCACGGAGGAGAACTCCTCGGTGACCATCCTCGAACGCCAGTCAACTGGTGAGAAGGTCGAAGGCGAGCGTTACTACAGCGGCATCGTCGAGATTGCTGCAGGCGAGAACAGCCACGTGCAGTACGGTTCCCTCCAGAATCTCGATGAGGAGACGTACAACTACCAGTTAAAGCGCGGCCAGACTGACACCTACTCGACCGTCACCTTCATCGAGGGCAACATCGGCTCTCGCATGACGAAGTCGTCGGTCGAGACGCAACTCGACGGAGACACCTCGGAGACGAAAATCGTCGGTGCGTTCTTCGGTCACGACGACCAGCACATCGACATCGCGTCGCGTGTCTGGCACAACGCAGAGCACACGACCGCAGACCTCGTCACCCGTGGCGTCCTTGACGACGCCGCACGCTCCGTGTACGAGGGCGTTCAAGACGTTGGTCGTGAGGCGTGGGACACGAGTTCCTACCAGCGTGAGAGCACGCTGATGCTCTCAGACCAGAGCGAGGCAGACGCGAGCCCGAAGCTCATCATCAACAACCACGACACCGAGGCCAGCCACTCGGCCTCTGTCGGGCAGGTTGACAAAGAAGACCTCCTCTACATGACCTCCCGGTCGATTCCAGAGCAGGTCGCGAAAAACATGCTCGTCGAAGGCTTCTTCGTCCCCGTCTTGGACGAAATCGAAGTCGACGAGTTCCGCACGGACTTAGAATCGCTCATCACAGAGCGCCTTTCTACCTAA
- a CDS encoding alanyl-tRNA editing protein, protein MDTTPAYLTDTAARSFETTVSRVVDDRVVLAETLFYPEGGGQPADHGTLRADDAEWSVTDVQKKDTIYHTLAGDPPEEGTTVTGDLDWERRYAHMRYHTAQHLLSALLIEAFDAPTTGNQLYTDYARMDVEHDRFTAADLAHITTRMNELIADARPVTWYELDRETAERELDPVRTRIDLLPKSIDQLRIVEIEGYDRTACAGTHVANTEVIGEFEMQGRESRGKGFERVRFVLHE, encoded by the coding sequence ATGGACACGACTCCAGCGTATCTTACCGACACCGCCGCGCGCTCGTTTGAGACAACGGTCTCACGCGTTGTTGACGACCGCGTCGTGCTGGCTGAAACCCTCTTTTACCCCGAAGGTGGTGGCCAACCCGCAGACCACGGCACGCTCCGCGCAGATGACGCAGAATGGAGCGTTACGGACGTCCAGAAAAAAGACACCATCTACCACACGCTCGCGGGCGACCCACCCGAGGAGGGGACGACCGTCACAGGCGACCTCGACTGGGAGCGCCGCTATGCCCACATGCGCTATCACACCGCCCAACACCTGCTGTCTGCGCTGCTTATCGAAGCGTTCGACGCGCCGACGACCGGAAATCAACTCTACACCGACTACGCCCGCATGGACGTCGAACACGACCGCTTCACCGCAGCCGACCTCGCGCACATCACTACGCGGATGAACGAACTCATCGCAGACGCGCGGCCGGTGACGTGGTACGAGTTAGACCGTGAGACCGCAGAGCGAGAACTCGACCCCGTGCGCACGCGCATCGACCTGCTCCCGAAATCCATCGACCAACTCCGCATCGTGGAAATTGAAGGTTACGACCGAACCGCGTGTGCGGGCACGCACGTAGCGAACACTGAGGTGATCGGTGAGTTCGAAATGCAGGGGCGAGAATCACGGGGAAAAGGCTTCGAGCGGGTCCGATTCGTGCTCCACGAATGA
- a CDS encoding DUF3179 domain-containing protein — MNVKQVIPPDAIPSIDDPQFTTDYSGERDEQLVVVEGNETVRGYPIRVLNFHEIVNDVVDGQPVAVTWCPLCGSTVVYDRCVDGTTLTFGVSGTLADDDLVMFDRETDSSWKQSLGRAIAGEYEGTSLTILPATRLTLERFEARYPDGEILVPPGGESEAASDTDEPAPIEYERHPYQRYFEMEGFGLGAKRGTGGRDWAREDFGPKEPVLGVTHADAALGFPESTVEAAGSVVMTTVDDLEIVVFATPDGLAAFENPGYTFERVAQPGVFAADETRWDGATGESEDGRSLTRVAAQWLFAFSWQDDHGPDAFFTR, encoded by the coding sequence ATGAACGTCAAACAGGTCATTCCGCCGGATGCCATTCCGAGCATCGACGACCCGCAGTTCACGACGGACTACAGCGGTGAACGTGATGAGCAACTCGTCGTGGTCGAAGGCAACGAGACGGTCCGTGGCTACCCGATTCGGGTGCTCAATTTCCACGAAATCGTCAACGATGTGGTTGACGGCCAGCCAGTCGCCGTTACGTGGTGTCCGCTCTGTGGATCAACCGTCGTGTACGACCGGTGTGTCGATGGCACCACGCTCACGTTCGGTGTTTCGGGAACGCTCGCAGACGACGACCTCGTGATGTTCGACCGAGAGACAGACTCGTCGTGGAAACAGTCGCTCGGCAGAGCGATTGCAGGCGAGTACGAAGGTACGTCTCTCACGATACTGCCAGCCACCCGACTCACCCTCGAACGATTCGAAGCACGCTATCCTGACGGTGAAATTCTTGTTCCGCCGGGCGGCGAGAGCGAAGCCGCCTCGGATACGGACGAGCCGGCACCAATCGAATACGAACGACATCCCTACCAGCGCTACTTCGAGATGGAGGGCTTTGGACTCGGAGCCAAGCGAGGCACCGGCGGGCGCGACTGGGCTCGTGAGGATTTCGGCCCGAAAGAACCCGTTCTCGGCGTGACGCACGCTGACGCCGCACTCGGATTCCCCGAATCGACGGTCGAAGCCGCTGGGAGCGTTGTGATGACGACCGTAGACGACCTCGAAATCGTTGTGTTCGCGACGCCCGACGGACTTGCTGCTTTCGAAAACCCCGGCTACACGTTCGAGCGCGTGGCACAACCGGGCGTCTTTGCGGCCGACGAAACCCGCTGGGACGGCGCGACCGGCGAAAGCGAAGATGGGCGGTCGCTCACGCGAGTCGCCGCGCAGTGGCTGTTTGCCTTCAGTTGGCAAGACGACCACGGCCCGGACGCCTTCTTCACGCGCTAA
- a CDS encoding DUF1059 domain-containing protein produces MAHQVICRDAGNDCDFMVRSENQDELIEMVKMHAKETHDLMYSTDDVKGVMKSA; encoded by the coding sequence ATGGCTCACCAAGTAATCTGCCGCGACGCTGGAAACGACTGTGACTTCATGGTTCGCTCTGAGAACCAAGACGAACTCATCGAGATGGTCAAAATGCACGCAAAGGAGACCCATGACCTCATGTATTCTACAGATGACGTCAAAGGCGTCATGAAGTCCGCCTGA
- a CDS encoding polysaccharide deacetylase family protein — protein sequence MNGVVTISIEVELGWGFHDIGGPKRLSDQCVEERKYLKKLLHKCDEVGIPISFDVVGHLALNECDGTHEGHYPADWFANDPGTNFETNPDFYAPDMIAAIAASNVGHELCTHTFSHVLCDRMGDDCVNDDIAHAQQIHETHFGKKSVSFVPPRHFEPTATVLRENGIEIVRKSIHTDTGNKVNRFFELLIAPPLLNEPQLVEGVVETYCTSYQSLTASSLPIGQRETHAVFKPIPRSLRQQLHLRRMETDLKAVVENDGYAHFWCHLWDLSNEHQWGVVEPFLDMLATYRDTEGLQVLTMAELNDHVRAQHATGVELMEGING from the coding sequence ATGAATGGCGTGGTCACGATTAGTATCGAAGTGGAACTAGGCTGGGGATTCCACGATATTGGCGGTCCAAAGCGGCTGAGCGACCAGTGTGTAGAGGAGCGAAAGTATCTCAAAAAACTCCTCCACAAATGCGACGAGGTTGGCATTCCGATCTCGTTCGATGTCGTTGGTCACCTTGCTCTCAATGAATGTGATGGGACACACGAGGGCCACTACCCAGCAGACTGGTTTGCGAACGATCCCGGTACGAACTTTGAAACGAATCCGGACTTTTACGCGCCGGATATGATCGCAGCCATTGCGGCATCGAACGTCGGTCACGAGCTCTGTACGCACACCTTCTCGCATGTCCTTTGCGACCGCATGGGGGACGACTGTGTCAACGACGACATCGCTCACGCACAACAGATTCACGAGACTCACTTCGGAAAGAAATCGGTATCGTTCGTTCCCCCTCGGCACTTCGAACCGACGGCGACCGTGCTACGAGAAAACGGAATTGAAATCGTTCGGAAATCGATTCATACTGATACGGGTAACAAAGTGAACCGCTTTTTCGAGCTGCTGATCGCTCCCCCGCTGCTCAACGAGCCACAGCTTGTCGAGGGGGTCGTCGAAACGTACTGCACGAGCTACCAATCGCTCACTGCAAGCTCGCTCCCAATCGGTCAGCGAGAAACTCATGCGGTGTTCAAGCCCATTCCACGCAGCCTCAGACAGCAGCTTCACCTCCGCCGGATGGAAACCGACCTCAAAGCCGTTGTCGAGAATGATGGGTACGCCCACTTCTGGTGTCACCTCTGGGATCTCTCGAACGAACACCAGTGGGGCGTCGTCGAACCGTTCCTCGACATGCTTGCGACCTATCGTGATACGGAGGGACTGCAGGTGCTGACCATGGCGGAGCTGAACGACCACGTCAGGGCCCAACACGCAACCGGCGTCGAACTCATGGAGGGCATCAATGGCTGA
- a CDS encoding universal stress protein, with the protein MDTGLVVVEPIDSTRELVREAGALAKGSDGRLILLSILPEEEYDERHEARRRGSDFETTYTLEEAEDEALRLARKIGLEELKPLDVPYETVGVVGQLTKRILAMAAEHDVDHIFLVGTRRSPSGKALFGDVAQSILLNFENGPVTVLMQDRE; encoded by the coding sequence ATGGACACTGGATTGGTTGTCGTCGAGCCCATCGACAGCACACGAGAACTCGTCCGCGAAGCCGGTGCGCTCGCCAAAGGGAGCGACGGTCGGCTCATCCTTCTCTCTATCCTCCCCGAAGAGGAGTACGACGAGCGCCACGAGGCCCGTCGCCGTGGCTCTGATTTCGAGACCACCTACACCCTCGAAGAAGCAGAGGACGAAGCGCTCCGTCTCGCACGGAAAATCGGCCTCGAAGAGCTGAAACCCCTCGACGTCCCCTACGAAACCGTTGGCGTCGTTGGCCAGCTCACAAAGCGCATTCTCGCGATGGCAGCAGAACACGACGTAGACCACATTTTCCTCGTCGGAACGCGCCGTTCGCCCTCTGGAAAGGCGCTGTTTGGCGACGTGGCCCAGTCTATCCTCCTCAACTTCGAGAACGGGCCGGTCACCGTCTTGATGCAAGACCGAGAGTGA
- a CDS encoding metal-dependent transcriptional regulator: MNTADQYLKAIYLVQQMEDGPAATGKLADMLEVSPASVNEMVGKLESRDLLDHEKYKGAQLTDEGIMRARDSLQTYCIIERFLIEVLGVEEFNAEAKALESVIDETVADRLDTIIDRDSQCPDCFSAEDDVCSLLVSELEFSQSSSQSSPAK, encoded by the coding sequence ATGAACACCGCCGACCAATACCTGAAAGCAATCTACCTCGTCCAGCAGATGGAAGACGGCCCGGCCGCCACGGGCAAACTCGCAGATATGCTCGAAGTGAGTCCCGCGAGCGTCAACGAGATGGTCGGGAAACTCGAATCCCGCGACCTACTCGACCACGAGAAGTACAAGGGCGCTCAGCTCACCGACGAGGGCATCATGCGCGCACGCGACTCGCTGCAGACCTACTGCATCATCGAGCGCTTCCTCATCGAAGTGCTCGGCGTAGAGGAGTTCAACGCCGAGGCAAAAGCACTCGAAAGCGTCATCGACGAGACGGTGGCAGACCGCCTCGATACGATTATCGACCGGGACTCACAGTGTCCAGACTGCTTCTCAGCCGAAGACGACGTGTGCTCGCTGCTCGTCTCCGAACTCGAATTCTCCCAGTCGTCTTCCCAGTCGAGTCCAGCGAAGTAA
- a CDS encoding ferritin-like domain-containing protein, with protein MSLGQRVSSDHQLARLLQIGVVLEEVVEARAHHHYESLGKDELDDEIVHLLEHAAEESSEHRERLSALIDELDAEVIGYEEIEMLVSERYGRTKPEDFDGLLYDQLCNEETAYKFYDDLIDAIEASDTAFTIDRNRLIETLTAIREEEAEGVEAVTKLMETRE; from the coding sequence ATGAGCCTTGGCCAGCGCGTCTCGTCGGACCACCAACTCGCCAGATTGCTCCAGATTGGGGTCGTCTTAGAAGAAGTGGTCGAAGCGAGAGCCCACCACCACTACGAATCGCTCGGCAAAGACGAGTTAGACGACGAAATCGTCCACCTCCTCGAACACGCAGCAGAGGAGTCATCCGAGCACCGCGAACGACTCTCTGCACTCATCGACGAACTCGATGCCGAAGTCATCGGCTACGAGGAAATCGAAATGCTCGTGAGCGAGCGATACGGGCGCACCAAACCAGAGGACTTTGATGGCCTGCTCTACGACCAACTGTGTAACGAGGAGACGGCCTACAAGTTCTACGACGACCTTATCGACGCCATCGAAGCGAGTGACACCGCCTTTACCATCGACCGGAATCGCCTCATCGAAACCCTGACCGCCATCCGCGAAGAGGAAGCAGAGGGCGTAGAAGCAGTGACGAAGCTCATGGAGACGCGCGAATGA
- a CDS encoding LysE family transporter, whose translation MLNALSTLVAGGIFGLAIAAPPGPMNAIIAEESVLRGWLAGVRAGLGAFTADVVFFLLALYGAVTFVETYPTVRGVMVGAGGLLMCYFAYGAAKNATQNFTGDGHDDEQNGFKKAFVLALTNPYQIVFWLTIGVGLLQPGTIDVFAPLPYIGQQLGGSLVVETGSTLLLAGFFGGILFWVGGFPATLVAAERRMDAVAPVVAYLSAGILALFGVLFLSDAVATLL comes from the coding sequence ATGCTGAATGCGCTCTCTACGCTCGTTGCGGGCGGAATTTTCGGTCTTGCGATTGCCGCACCGCCCGGCCCGATGAACGCCATTATCGCCGAGGAAAGCGTTCTCCGCGGTTGGCTCGCAGGTGTCCGTGCCGGACTCGGTGCGTTTACGGCCGACGTGGTGTTCTTCCTTCTCGCCCTCTACGGCGCGGTTACGTTCGTCGAAACCTATCCAACCGTCCGTGGAGTCATGGTCGGCGCAGGCGGTCTTTTGATGTGCTATTTCGCCTACGGCGCGGCCAAAAACGCGACACAGAACTTCACCGGGGACGGCCACGACGACGAGCAAAATGGGTTCAAAAAGGCGTTCGTCCTCGCGCTCACGAACCCCTACCAAATCGTGTTCTGGCTCACGATTGGTGTTGGCCTCCTCCAACCCGGCACCATCGACGTGTTCGCGCCGCTGCCCTACATTGGCCAGCAGTTAGGCGGGTCACTCGTGGTCGAAACGGGAAGCACGCTGCTCCTCGCGGGCTTTTTCGGCGGCATCCTCTTCTGGGTCGGTGGCTTCCCGGCCACGCTCGTCGCCGCCGAGCGACGGATGGACGCCGTCGCGCCCGTCGTCGCCTACCTGAGCGCGGGGATTCTCGCGCTGTTCGGTGTCCTATTTCTCTCGGATGCGGTGGCGACGCTCTTGTGA
- a CDS encoding pyridoxal-dependent decarboxylase — translation MASRSHQFTTHDLTPEEFRELGYQTVDMITRFYEDVDTRPVFPAKSERAVEALFDEPLPEHGESPEAILREWETRILPNATHNTSPRYFGYVMGSGTMMGTLAEALAAAVNMNTGGWKPAPAATEVERTVISWLADLIGYDPDCGGLLTSGGTMANFIAILTALRNVAAYDTTGEGLQSPTRTGRYTLYMADHEGHSSIFRVADMLNLGRDAVRLVPSHDDLTMDTDALETLLDADIENGDIPFCVIGQVGSINVSAIDPLSDIARICDERDLWFHADGACGAVGAMLPELATKYEGLDRADSITLDPHKWLYIPYECGAILVRDTDRLRRSFDMEAPYLHGTLPTAYEGHEFYQHGPQMSRGFRALKVWISLKFYGAEGYRDLLRQNIECAHHLDSLVRREPDVAAIHEPNLYIYSFRYVPADLGAHDSLTGEQQAALDAYLDTLNQKITDVVQESGLAFFGTSAIHERTVLRFSICSHRTTLGDIEDVFRAIQNAGAELDREDRPSLVASHPVFERRA, via the coding sequence ATGGCATCGCGCAGCCACCAATTTACGACCCACGACCTCACCCCTGAGGAGTTTAGAGAGCTTGGGTACCAGACCGTGGACATGATTACAAGGTTCTACGAGGACGTAGACACTCGCCCTGTGTTCCCCGCAAAGTCGGAGCGAGCAGTCGAAGCCCTGTTCGACGAACCGCTCCCCGAACATGGCGAGAGTCCCGAGGCGATTCTCCGCGAGTGGGAGACGAGAATCCTTCCGAACGCGACCCACAACACCTCGCCGCGCTATTTCGGCTACGTGATGGGGTCGGGGACCATGATGGGAACGCTCGCCGAAGCACTCGCCGCGGCCGTCAACATGAACACCGGCGGGTGGAAGCCCGCACCCGCGGCGACAGAAGTGGAGCGAACGGTCATCTCGTGGCTCGCAGACCTCATCGGCTACGACCCTGACTGTGGCGGCCTCCTAACCAGCGGCGGGACGATGGCGAACTTCATCGCCATCCTCACCGCGCTCAGAAACGTTGCTGCGTACGACACCACCGGAGAAGGGTTGCAGTCACCCACCCGAACCGGGCGCTATACGCTTTACATGGCCGACCACGAAGGCCACTCCTCTATCTTCCGCGTGGCCGATATGCTCAACCTCGGCCGCGATGCCGTGCGCCTCGTCCCAAGCCACGACGATTTGACGATGGATACGGATGCGCTCGAAACACTGCTCGATGCCGACATCGAAAACGGCGACATCCCCTTCTGCGTTATCGGGCAAGTCGGCTCGATAAACGTGAGCGCCATCGACCCACTCTCCGACATCGCGCGCATCTGCGACGAACGCGACCTATGGTTCCACGCAGACGGCGCGTGTGGCGCAGTCGGCGCGATGCTGCCCGAACTCGCCACGAAGTACGAGGGACTCGATCGCGCAGATTCCATCACACTCGACCCACACAAGTGGCTCTACATCCCCTACGAGTGTGGCGCGATTCTCGTGCGCGATACCGACCGTCTCCGCCGGTCGTTCGACATGGAAGCACCGTATCTCCACGGGACGCTTCCCACTGCGTACGAAGGCCACGAATTCTACCAACACGGTCCACAAATGTCCAGGGGCTTCCGGGCGCTCAAGGTCTGGATTAGCCTCAAGTTCTACGGTGCGGAAGGCTATCGCGACTTGCTTCGCCAGAACATCGAATGCGCCCACCACCTTGACTCGCTCGTGCGGCGCGAACCCGATGTAGCCGCGATTCACGAGCCGAATCTCTACATCTACTCGTTCCGCTATGTCCCTGCCGACCTCGGTGCACACGACTCGCTCACGGGCGAACAGCAGGCAGCACTCGACGCCTATCTCGATACGTTGAATCAGAAGATTACCGACGTCGTTCAAGAAAGTGGCCTCGCATTTTTCGGGACGAGTGCCATCCACGAGCGCACGGTCCTCCGATTCTCGATTTGCTCACACCGGACGACGCTCGGCGACATCGAAGACGTTTTCCGCGCGATTCAAAATGCGGGTGCAGAACTCGACCGCGAAGACCGGCCGAGCCTCGTGGCGTCACATCCCGTGTTCGAGCGACGTGCGTGA
- a CDS encoding HD domain-containing protein has translation MGVEIQESPITDEAFEEMKQFVFDYLQASVRNEDEGGRMRWYPWHSAEYRYNHILNVVSIATKIARQEGANVDVTRVAALFHDVAKLEADQEIHAEEGARVARAFLESHGEYPESFIAQVCDSITDHSYQGDLSNLTLETQCLIEADLLDKVGANGTALMLLRMGYEARTHMDSAEMVGRVLERGRDAAQRVQSDTARSIAFERLKRVKWFQEWLEGEIDEMESDL, from the coding sequence GTGGGAGTTGAGATCCAGGAGTCACCCATCACGGACGAGGCGTTCGAGGAGATGAAGCAGTTTGTCTTTGATTATCTCCAAGCGTCCGTCCGCAACGAAGACGAGGGTGGCCGAATGCGGTGGTACCCGTGGCACTCGGCGGAGTATCGATACAATCACATCCTGAACGTGGTTTCGATTGCGACGAAAATCGCTCGCCAAGAGGGGGCAAACGTGGACGTGACGCGCGTTGCGGCGTTGTTCCACGACGTTGCAAAGCTCGAAGCAGACCAAGAGATCCATGCAGAAGAAGGCGCTCGCGTTGCCCGCGCCTTCCTCGAATCGCACGGCGAGTACCCCGAGTCGTTCATCGCGCAGGTGTGCGATTCGATTACCGACCATTCGTATCAGGGTGACCTCTCGAATCTGACGCTGGAAACCCAGTGTCTCATTGAAGCTGACCTGCTCGACAAAGTTGGCGCGAACGGTACCGCGCTCATGCTCCTGCGGATGGGCTACGAGGCGCGCACGCACATGGACTCGGCCGAAATGGTCGGGCGCGTGCTCGAACGCGGCCGCGACGCCGCCCAGCGCGTCCAAAGCGACACTGCTCGCTCGATTGCCTTCGAACGCCTCAAGCGCGTCAAGTGGTTCCAAGAGTGGCTCGAAGGCGAGATTGACGAGATGGAAAGCGACCTGTAA
- a CDS encoding redoxin domain-containing protein: MSLEGTQAPAFTVTGTDGSSLSLADAVENGPVVVLTLRGHWCSYCAEQLQTFSNHAYDLWRNHDTTIIPISHDPVSKLVEMRDRFDLKLQLYSDPDFEMVTAYSGTEQSKKHGKIPLSGTFIVDEEGVVQYEQIAENAADRTYANYARHFINIGFERPYTE; this comes from the coding sequence ATGTCACTCGAAGGAACACAAGCCCCAGCGTTCACAGTCACCGGCACCGACGGGAGCTCCCTCTCGCTCGCAGACGCGGTCGAAAACGGCCCCGTCGTCGTATTGACCCTACGCGGCCACTGGTGTTCGTATTGCGCAGAACAACTCCAGACGTTCAGCAACCACGCCTACGACCTCTGGCGAAATCACGACACGACCATCATTCCAATCAGCCACGACCCCGTCTCGAAACTTGTCGAGATGCGCGACCGCTTCGACCTGAAACTGCAACTCTACTCAGACCCCGACTTCGAGATGGTAACTGCCTATTCAGGCACCGAACAGTCGAAAAAACACGGGAAGATTCCGCTCTCGGGGACGTTTATTGTCGACGAAGAAGGTGTCGTGCAGTACGAACAGATCGCTGAGAACGCCGCAGACCGGACGTACGCGAACTACGCGCGTCACTTCATCAACATCGGGTTTGAGCGACCCTACACTGAATAG
- a CDS encoding formyltransferase family protein, producing the protein MAEPLRLCLLAESSMSRWQLEAIRKLLDEQDVTISLIVVHHPRARTRKEKFDRAIQLREWTLVAGGLGLMRKLRGSHQLTESIPLDEIPELDGVEQIACTPEVINGWKYQIQPEIAEEVATKADIALLCGFGFITGPILAAPKHGVLSFHHGDLRKYRGQPMGFWEYLRGEQTAGVTLQRLTEKLDGGEIIYLNEVDISDARYLREVKTRLLAESVEMLSEGVRRVRDESFSPETPTELGQIYRIPKGKPVAKYLAKSILAAARLS; encoded by the coding sequence ATGGCTGAACCGCTTCGTCTCTGTCTGCTCGCAGAGTCGTCGATGAGCCGGTGGCAACTCGAAGCGATCCGGAAATTGCTCGACGAACAGGATGTCACCATCAGTCTCATTGTGGTTCACCACCCACGCGCTCGCACGCGAAAAGAGAAATTCGACCGCGCGATTCAGCTTCGTGAGTGGACCCTCGTCGCTGGCGGATTAGGGCTCATGCGCAAGCTACGAGGGTCCCACCAATTGACCGAGTCAATCCCCCTCGATGAAATCCCTGAACTCGACGGAGTCGAGCAAATCGCGTGCACGCCCGAGGTCATCAATGGCTGGAAGTATCAAATCCAACCTGAAATCGCCGAAGAAGTTGCGACGAAAGCTGACATCGCGCTTCTGTGTGGGTTCGGATTCATCACCGGGCCGATTCTAGCTGCTCCAAAACACGGCGTCTTGAGCTTCCATCACGGCGATCTACGAAAATACCGGGGGCAACCCATGGGTTTCTGGGAATATCTCCGTGGAGAACAGACCGCGGGCGTAACGCTCCAACGACTTACCGAGAAACTCGATGGTGGAGAAATCATCTATCTGAACGAAGTTGATATCAGCGACGCGCGGTACCTTCGTGAGGTGAAAACACGCCTCCTTGCGGAGTCGGTAGAAATGCTCTCTGAGGGTGTGAGACGGGTTCGTGACGAGTCGTTCTCACCGGAGACACCAACCGAACTCGGGCAGATCTACCGCATCCCAAAAGGGAAACCAGTCGCAAAATACCTCGCTAAATCTATCTTGGCAGCTGCTCGACTGTCCTGA